The following proteins come from a genomic window of Candidatus Omnitrophota bacterium:
- a CDS encoding phosphotransferase, with protein MVELKSYDWLEDAILTVCKKVFPLEPALTVHSIAQKQHRIFPHQDYDFLLQSPDAEFRLILRLHYGMFSLWSGVEDIKTAKEFSVMRHAYQHGYPAPFPYCFSTRKMPFGRSYLIMDAGDGRRWWEMEGSLRAIQEETVDSLADQLAKLHASVSPQHPLIPKIDVPKALKTLRSRSASLNISDLDKALRVCGKAFETVGAASTVLLHGTFEMDNTLLVHNRVRTVTNWEHAAIGDHRWDVAYASLALQQKGDRSLANRFVARYVQQTGASLENMDFWEGLIALRHYALGEWVRSLDERSFSVIAGMQTDLFDRLEAMRDRALAQFG; from the coding sequence GTGGTGGAACTGAAATCCTACGACTGGTTGGAAGATGCGATCCTGACGGTTTGCAAGAAAGTCTTCCCTTTGGAACCGGCTCTGACGGTCCATTCCATTGCGCAAAAGCAGCACCGTATTTTTCCCCATCAGGATTACGATTTTCTTCTGCAATCCCCCGATGCGGAATTCCGGCTGATTCTGCGGCTTCATTACGGAATGTTCTCCCTTTGGAGCGGCGTGGAAGACATCAAGACCGCCAAGGAATTTTCCGTTATGCGCCATGCCTATCAGCATGGCTATCCCGCCCCGTTTCCCTATTGCTTCAGCACCCGCAAAATGCCCTTCGGGCGCTCTTACCTCATCATGGACGCGGGCGACGGGCGCCGCTGGTGGGAGATGGAAGGCAGCCTACGCGCCATCCAGGAGGAGACCGTGGATTCGCTCGCGGACCAGTTAGCGAAACTCCACGCTTCCGTCTCTCCCCAACATCCTTTGATTCCCAAGATTGACGTCCCCAAAGCGCTGAAAACCCTGCGCTCCCGCTCCGCGAGCCTTAATATTTCCGATCTGGATAAAGCGCTGCGCGTCTGCGGCAAGGCTTTCGAAACGGTCGGCGCCGCTTCCACCGTTCTTCTTCACGGAACCTTCGAAATGGACAATACGCTTCTCGTTCACAACCGCGTCCGCACGGTAACGAACTGGGAGCACGCCGCCATCGGCGATCATCGCTGGGACGTGGCTTACGCCTCCCTTGCCTTGCAGCAGAAGGGCGACCGTTCCCTGGCGAACCGCTTCGTAGCCCGTTACGTCCAACAAACCGGCGCTTCGCTGGAAAACATGGATTTCTGGGAAGGCTTGATCGCCCTGCGCCACTATGCTCTTGGTGAATGGGTGCGTTCTCTCGACGAGCGCAGCTTCAGCGTCATCGCAGGGATGCAAACGGACCTTTTCGATCGTCTCGAAGCCATGCGCGACCGCGCCCTGGCGCAGTTTGGGTAG
- a CDS encoding radical SAM protein, translating to MNQIDNRLAQIQSRWDELIGCVHDPALFEGLAADLAKRWFAYFFTLPNRPEKRPSLRSHVLALYDPFAPRSVFPAGIRFSCNTYVGCALQCAYCYIQTYFENPLIAPHAKQKFAERLEKDFRELEELNLPAIPLHFSNSTDALQETLEKRHQNTFYLLQRLAQGEHRRFQPIRMLTRNPALLLRREYLDLLLEIKNKVTVQVSIPILDPNAGHFYEPNVPSSSMRLQAIYKLRSQGIPISFRIDPLFPRDPLPKEIFGETALTGFDVLPAQTEMDLRYLVQAAAQCGCQSIVISALKIPRNLSSRNQRLMKGWLAFYQSLAAAHPKLNSRNYLRLPHEYQHGELVYPILDEAERWGIIVEHCKNNLIHAR from the coding sequence TTGGCTGCCGATTTGGCAAAGAGATGGTTTGCCTATTTTTTTACTCTCCCCAACCGTCCAGAAAAACGCCCCTCGCTTCGGTCTCACGTTTTAGCGCTCTACGATCCTTTTGCGCCGCGTTCCGTCTTTCCCGCCGGGATTCGATTCTCTTGCAATACTTATGTCGGATGTGCTTTGCAATGCGCCTATTGTTATATTCAGACCTATTTCGAAAATCCCTTGATTGCGCCTCACGCCAAGCAGAAATTCGCCGAGCGGCTAGAGAAGGATTTTCGCGAACTGGAGGAATTGAACTTGCCAGCCATTCCCTTGCACTTCAGCAATAGCACGGATGCGCTGCAAGAAACGCTGGAAAAACGGCATCAAAATACGTTTTATCTTCTGCAACGATTGGCGCAGGGAGAACATCGGCGATTTCAACCTATCCGCATGCTTACGCGCAATCCTGCGTTACTGCTCCGCCGCGAATATTTGGATCTTCTTTTGGAAATCAAGAACAAAGTGACAGTGCAGGTATCGATCCCTATCCTAGATCCCAATGCGGGCCATTTTTACGAACCGAATGTTCCCTCTTCCTCGATGCGGTTGCAAGCGATTTACAAGCTTCGTTCGCAGGGCATACCCATATCTTTCCGCATCGATCCCCTCTTTCCGCGCGATCCGCTGCCTAAGGAAATTTTTGGAGAAACCGCATTAACCGGTTTCGATGTTTTGCCCGCGCAGACGGAAATGGATCTTCGTTATTTAGTCCAAGCGGCGGCGCAATGCGGATGCCAATCCATCGTCATTTCGGCTTTGAAAATTCCTCGAAATCTTTCTTCCAGAAATCAACGCCTTATGAAGGGCTGGCTGGCTTTTTATCAGTCGCTCGCAGCGGCGCATCCAAAATTAAATAGCCGGAATTATCTCCGTTTGCCTCATGAATATCAGCATGGAGAGTTGGTCTATCCCATTCTCGATGAAGCGGAACGTTGGGGAATCATCGTGGAGCATTGCAAAAATAATCTTATCCATGCTCGATGA
- a CDS encoding type II toxin-antitoxin system RelE/ParE family toxin: MSYTLIIKPAPDRVLESIVKPLRSRILKRIASLSNNPRPAGVKKLKGVENRWSLRMGNFRIIYEIHDDRLVILVIDIDHRRQVYR, translated from the coding sequence ATGTCTTATACCCTTATCATCAAGCCCGCTCCCGATCGCGTCCTGGAATCCATCGTGAAACCGTTGCGCAGCCGTATTTTAAAACGCATCGCTTCCCTCTCGAACAATCCCCGCCCCGCCGGCGTAAAAAAGTTAAAAGGAGTTGAAAATCGCTGGTCCCTTCGTATGGGCAATTTTCGCATCATTTACGAAATTCATGACGACCGGCTCGTGATCCTCGTCATCGATATCGACCATCGGCGGCAGGTTTACCGATGA